A window of Eublepharis macularius isolate TG4126 chromosome 18, MPM_Emac_v1.0, whole genome shotgun sequence genomic DNA:
TCCTTCCCAGAAGCATTCCATACTCTGCAGGCCTCCAGCCAATGTTACCAGAAGGCTAAACAGATGCACTTCACATTGCATAAGCGGCTGCAGGGGGGAGAATCCGGCCTCCTTGCAACTGGTACACGAGCACAGAAGTCCAGTTGCTGCATAAGCTCACTTGCAGGGTTCCTCGCATCCATCTTTGGGCAATGCATAATTTGGTGCTGGAACACTACGCCATGTACCAGCCAGTTTAATATTTAAAGGGACAaaggctgaaggggggggggagagaaggcggCCAGCGCAGAGCTCTTTCTAAGGCAACTTCTCACGGGTAGTCACAGAATTTGCTTCCCATATATGGGAAAAATATTATCCGGGCCTCCCTGATGTAACGAGCAGCCATCCCTCCgcctctcctccccccgccccccgttcgTTCTGGAAGCGGTTCCCTTGGCGCCCTCGCAGAAGCTATGGGGTGGGGGGCGCCGGGAAGGGGCGCTCGCTCGGCCCCCTGCCTTAAGGGGTCTTGCGCCGGAGCCTGGGAGAGGGGGCGGCGTGCGCGCCTGGGAGGCAGGAGGAGCGCCTTCGCCAAGGTCATTCCCAGCCCGCATCCAAGGCGGAGGGGCGGGAAGCAGCCGGCCTCCTGGAACCGgcgcctccttccccctcccggGGAAAGAGGGGCGAGGGCGCAATAAGCCCCCTCCCCCGGGCAGAGCTGCAATGGCGAGGCGGGCGCCTCCAGGAGCGCCCCGGGAACAGGCGATTGCTGCACGCACCGGGCAGGGCGCACGCCGCGGAGCGAGGACCCCCCTCTCCAAGGCCGGGCGCGCACGGACGGAAGCGCAGCCATTGCTGGGGGAAGGGGCTGGGTCGGGGCTGCGGGCAGAACGCGCCCGCCCTCCCTCGCTGCCTCCCCGCGCCCGCGCTTACCCAGCCGCCGTGCGCCTCCAGCCACTCGCGCTTCTCCCCGGCCAGATAGGCAACCAGCGCCTCGGCCAGGGCGCCGATCTCGTCGCGGGTGCCCCGCTCGGCCAGAGCCGCCGCCAGGTTGCCGGTGAACACGACCAGCGCCACCACCCGGCCCCAGTTGAGGCCGCCGTCGGCTTCCATCTGCGCGGCCACCCGGCCCAAGTGCGCGGCCGCCCCGCCGGGCTCCGGTAAGGCGGCCGGGCTGCAGGCGGAGCGGAAGAAGGACTTCTCGCGGCTCTCCAGCTCGTCGGCCACCCGCCGCAGGGTCTTGGCCGTGCGGCTGGGGGGCAGCGCCGAGCCGCCCAGGCGGTGCTGCAGATAGTCGTCCACCAACTGCGCCGTCTGGGCGGGCAGCTCGCTCTGCATGGCGGCGGCGGCCGAGGGAGAGCTGGCTCAGTCCGACCGGGCCCCGTACCGGCGCCTGGCGCAGCCTAAGAAGCCGCCTCCGCCCCCGCACTTGCCCACGTGGCCCGGCCGGCTTCGGCGGCTCCTCCCCAGGCCCGCGAAGCTGCCGTGCTCCGCTGCCCCCCCTCCTGGGCCGACGGAGGACAGCAAGCGGAGGGGCGCGTCGCCGGCGCGCAACGAAGCCGCAGCCCTCGGAACGGTGGAGTCCCGCTGGGCTGGCCGCGCGATAAACCCTGGGGGCCCGGTAAAAGCGGCGCAGGAGGCGCCCAGTGGCACCTTCGCAGAATTTGTCCCTGCGTCCGGCGGCAGCTTAGCGGAAAGAGGCAATcgaccccccccccggtttaaAAAACCATCCTCAGACAAAAATAATGTAGCcagttatcgcccagtctctaatttaGCTTTCTGGGCAAAGTAGTTGAGAGAGCGGTAGCTGGCTAACTCCAGGCCTTCCTGGACAAGTCTTATCCTCTGGTCCCTTTTCAGTCTCGTTTTAGGCAGAGACAGCTCTGGAGGCTCTAATTGATGACCTCCTGAATGTAGGCAAAATGTTGCTCCACCTGGATCTCTGTCTGCAGACTTCAACATCCTGCTTAGGCGTTTGGAGGCATAAGTAGgatggaagatggccccctactttgGCATGggtgatctggccacctgaattcaCGCTGCAGTAACATAGAAACTAGACTATAATGCAtgctacataggtctcccctcaaagttgactcagggccaagctacaagtgacgaacagcaagtgaacagacgtgtattcctccctgttcacttgcactccacttgatcaataggtgaacagggaggaatacatgtgagtctgttcacttgccattcgtcacttgtagcttggctctatgaaactcctgctggtgcaaaatgctgcagctcatttactctgaAGAGCTAGActaagcatgcatatcactcccattctgcagtcactccattggctttccATCAGTGACTGGGCTGAGTTCAGGCTCAAGATTATCGCATTCAAAGCCCTTTATGACCTTGGGCCCTCATAGCTGTGCAACCATGTCTCCCCCTAAGCTTCGATCatttggacagggccttctgcagagacCATCCTGCAGCTGTGCAAAATCAACAGATGCCCCCACAAGTGCTTTCTctctggcagcccccccccccccgttatggaatggcctgcctgaggaagtcaggaaagctcccgatCTTGTGGCTTTCTGTAAACTCAGCAAAACCAAATTCTTCAGAAGGGCTTTCTAttcccagattatagggctgcaTCATatgaagtagctcagagagatgcattagtAGGGGCAGGGACTGTACACTACTCTGTTGGTcattgtctgctgatgtagacatgcgcctactagggagtttccacattgctaaacataccatgtaaattagttatgctttgtttcagaaagatttcatctctgtgcttggcttttcCCGCCTCAGCCCAACTTTTCTGCTTCCATATTGTATTACTTTCACTGAGTGTCCGaactgctgttcattattgtactttgcttaaTGAGCGTCCTAGCAGTTGATTatattgcactgtgtaatctgccttggatctgagagaaaggcggactataaatcatcATAATcccggcaggatttgagtccggtggcaccttagaaaaaTTTATCCCAGCAGAATTTGAGTACgatggcaccatagagaccaacacgatttttcaagggtataagctttgaagagtcagacctcccttcttcagatacaagtgtACACCTCAGATACTCctgcctgtatctgaagaaggcagctttgatctcaaaagcttataccctgaaaatctttttagtctctatggtgccactggactcaaatcttgctgttctactgcagaccaacacggttgCCTACCAGAATTTATTTCATTGTGTGTTTTCCTGGCAGCTGATGGAAGGGTGTTCAGCCTTGCTAAGCTTACACTGGAATAATTTTTTTCAgtattttaaggtgccactgggctcctgtttcattttcctttaaaagatgtatttatgtactttatttatagcccacttttctcccctagGTACCTCatgttgttctccattttatcctcacagcaaccctgtgaggtgggttaggctgaattTATGTGACTAGCCCagcttccataacagagtggGGGAGTTGAACCTGGGTTGTGATCCTATGCTCAGAGAGACAGTAtagtgtagtggatagagtgtcagagtaggctCTGTGAGActagggttcaaatccccactctgctgtggaagcattCTTGGTGACCCTGGACCaatcatacacactcagcctaagctacagggttgttgtgaggataaaatgaaggagaaggatgtaagctgctttgggtccccgttggggagaaaggcagggcataaagtaaataaatactctaGAAGCACTCCCCTGCGTAGGCGAGTAGGCCAGATCTGCACAACCATAAAAACTGAGCTGTCAGTGGACATTTGATCAGCATTCATGCCTATGAAAGGCCAATGTTTGCCTATGAAaggatgctttatttatttacttcatgtttagcccgcctttctccccagtggggacttaGACCATTCTCTCCTGTTGCTATAAACCTGGTTTCTTCATGGAGAATTATAACATTCTTATCACACATACCTAAGAAAAGCTGGAAATTATTCACAAGGAAGCATTTTTGTTACAGATAAATTTCCCCCACCTCTGGATGTGCTTCTACGTAGGAAAAAATGC
This region includes:
- the BCL2L10 gene encoding bcl-2-like protein 10 is translated as MQSELPAQTAQLVDDYLQHRLGGSALPPSRTAKTLRRVADELESREKSFFRSACSPAALPEPGGAAAHLGRVAAQMEADGGLNWGRVVALVVFTGNLAAALAERGTRDEIGALAEALVAYLAGEKREWLEAHGGWDGFHLFFNKHGSDATDQNSTISSAIVAAAGFGLAGLAFLLAVR